The Scleropages formosus chromosome 9, fSclFor1.1, whole genome shotgun sequence DNA segment TCGCCGTCGGGCAGCTCCTCCGACTGCCCCATGGAGTCCAACATGTGGCGCAAGAGGACGCTGGTCGCTCCCACATCAGGGCTCTGGTCCATCTCCGTCTCCTGCTCTTGCTCCTGCTCTCGCTCCAGTTTGCTGTCTGGCTGGAGGTAGTAATGTCCGTTCTGGGAAGGGGGGTAAAAAGGAGGCGCCGCACTTCCTCCGTTGCCCCTGGCCCAAGCCAAGAGGTCCCTGGCGTCTGCCGGCGGACCTTCCCCGTCTtcgtcgtcgtcctcctcgGGGTCTGCCGGGGCCGACTGGGCCAGAGCCAGCGCCAGGGGGGAACCCCTGCCATCCGCCCCGTTGCGTTGGTTAAAGTGCAGTTGTGCTGGTGGGTCCCTGAGCTCCGgcgtgctgcagctgctgccccagAGCGCCCCCCTCTGGAAGAACTCCAGGTACTCCTGGGCCTGCAGACGGCAGCCCCGCTCCCCTCCGCCTCCTTCCACCAGGTCCTCGCCatcctcctcctttcctctctcGCTTCCCGCCTACGAGCACAAGCAGGACAAAGACGATTTTGCGGGTTCGTAACGACCATCGGCACCTCGGTCAAAAGAGGAGAGCTGCATCGCACAACGAAAGCGCCGTTACTGATACAAAGCACATCAGTATACGATGGCTTATGGTTAAAAATTAGACATCCCCCTGTGGCCGTTAGAGGCTGATTCACAACgagagaagagggagaggaaagtAAAGCGTGAGAGCAGCGCTGTGCAGGAAGGGTGTGAGCGGCAGTTTGACAGCGAGCAGTGCAGCATCAGCCCGAGCGTACGAGCGGTGTGTGCACAGTCTGGCGGGGACGTACCGGAGGGGACAGGACTTTGGTCTTAAGGAGGTGTGTGCAGACCTCCCGGACGGGCGGCACTTCGAGCAGCCGGGCGGCACTCAGCACCTCCCCCACGCTGGCGTGGCTGACGGTGAGGGTGGCCGTGTAGGCGAACTCCAGGAGGGCCGACAGGGCCTCGGCCCGCACGAAGTCAAGGGCGTAGACGCTCTGGCGGTCGGCGGCGGCCCCGGAGGTGAAGAGCTTGTGGAAGTAGGCGCTGCAGGAAGCCAGGACGGAGCGGTGGGCCGGGAACTCCCTGCCCTGCGCCACCAGGAGGACGTCGCACAGCTGACCGCTCAGACGCTGCTCGTTGAGGCCGCACAAGATATCCGCGCTGTGCTCCGGGAACGGGACCCCGACGGGCCCCTCCTCGGCGGCTCCGGCCCCCGCTCGGCCGTGccgccccccccttcctccGGCACCCAGCGACATCTTCCACCAGCCTGCCGCCGAGCCGCCGATTCCAGCCGCCACCCGCGCGTCCGTCCTGCCGCTTGTGCGTCTGCCTCTCTGCAAAGAAGCAGAAGGGCAGGCTTCCGTAAGAACGAGCGACACTGGCGCCGCCGCCGGGAGGGTTTGTTCCGAtgggcacagcagcagcaccgccTTGGTGTGGCTTTTTGATGGACAGTCACAGAACAGTGGTTAAACAAAGCAATGGAATAACCGCCTGTGGCCTTAATGCCGGTCCTACCCATAATTATTAAGCACTCCTAGTAAACAGGAGGCTAAAAGTGGAAGCGTTTAtgtttagtaatttttaataatttgttgaatcatggaaaagcctatatgcagctactcgtactctggaatcacgtgtctgcaccCACAtatctccttctgctgatgcaAGGCGCCCTCCGTActtgttctccgagatgtacgtacgtcgctttggagaaaagcttctgctaaacgaatacgtCAGCGTACACCATTATTCCAGAGAAACATCAGCCTTACAGAAACTGCCGCAGCGTGCGCAAAAGGTGGTTCTCGTCGACTTATCGCACACACCGAAGTTTTGGGAAGCCACACTTTCACTCGATCGTGAGCTTAACCGCTAAAACAGTCTGCAGAACCAGGTGCAGAAGAGGTGCCAAACCGTCAGtcttgattacatttatttggatattttcacatatatttaaatgtgccGAAGCTCCTCGGGAACATGTAAAGACCACAAGCACTTTTGCTGCGTATCTgagaaattatttattccaGTAATCGAGCGGTAAACGTGCAAAGAACACGCTGGCCTGAGAATGGCTAATGCGAGAAAGTGCGCCGAGGGTGGGAGCGAGCGTTGGCCCCACAGGCCACCGGGAACGGAGTTTGACACCCCTGCTGAGGGGAACTGAATTCTCAGTGACGCGCAGCCCAATAGGCAGAGTATCCCGTAAAAGCAGCGGCACGGTCCTCCCAGCCAGGCATCCGCAAGCACCCCAAAATGAAAGCCCGACCTCGGCCGAACGCCGCGGTCACGGCTTCGCCGGAACCGGTGACACATAAATTAAAAGGCCTGAAGGGATCAAAGAGAAGCCACTCCACCGCTGACTCTAGATCAGTCGGCGCCCAGCTCTCTCACGGCAGCACGGCAGCTCCCGTCCCGCTCGTGACGGCACGTGACGGACGCCTCCTCGGCCGCAAGCACAGCGTCCGCGCACCCACCCCGCTCTTAGGTAACGCTGAGCTCCAGGCCCACCTGGCTGGCGGCGCAGCGGGAGGGAGCGAACGCGCGGGGAGGGGCGTGGAGCTGAGCTCGCGGCGGATGTGGGCCACGGTGGCGTGTGCGCTGGGCTCAGTGGCAGTTAAGGGTTTGGTGGGGAGGGGCACGAGGGGGCAGGgcaaggggtgggggtgctgccGGCAGCTTATACAGTGGAAAAAACCCACCGGAGGAGGACAACATGCTCTGCAAGCTGTGAGAGAATGGTATTAAAAAGGGAGGTTGTCAATCCGGTCTGAGCCGGTTACCCCACCCTGTGTCATGTGCCAAGTTTTGGGAAAGGCTGTCCACCCGCTCACGTGTTGGAGGGGGGATTAAAATAATCGACTAGCTGGCAGAaggggtggggaggtggggggggggattcggAAGAGTCGCCCTCCTCAGTTTGTAAACGGCACATACGCGCACTCACACGCATGCTCACATGCGCACACGCTCAATCTGCACCCCACCCGCCCGTCCATCTGCCAGTAAGAGTGGGAGTGGGGGGATTATTCCCTATAAGAGCAATGTATGCAAACCACATTCCTGCACACGAAGACCCCACACACAATCCGCAGCCTCCCACACACAGTCGCCACGGTGTGCCCGAGCTCCAGCCAAAAGTTAGGGACCACCTGGAGGCGCATCATCGTGCAAAGCACATTTTCAGGAGCTACCTGTGTGTCACAGTGACCCGGGGCAGCGAGAACcaggcggcggcagcagcggtGGTTCACCCGCGGTTCCACATTTGCTCACTACCCAAGTTGTCCCTCACACGCAACACAAAACATAGGATGTCTCCGGTAGCTTGAGCACCCAATTCCGGTACAAACACTGCTTTGTGGAGGCATGATGAGTTCCTGTTGTCCTTCGCCTTTAACCCCGTCCCCATGTCCAAgagcactggaacacacacacacacacacacacacacaggtgtgtttccCCTGCTCTTACAAGGTGCACTTGATAAGAGAATTTGCCCACTGGCCGTTTTATCAGGAGCGCATTTGCATATCATGAGGGACTCTGCAGCAGCTGGCTTTAGAAGACATAGTTGCCTCTATTAGCTACAGGTAAACTGAGTCTTCAGAAGAAGGATTCCCTTCCTGGCCTTCCcagccaacacagggcacagtgcCTACGGCAGGTTCCCGTCGGCCCGCGGAACCCCTCAAAAgcccagagcagcagcagaccgGCACCTCTGGACCAGCTCTCCGGAACCCAAGCGCGCACCGAAGCCTGGCAGGACACTGTCCCAGAATAACCCGAGGGCTACGAGCGGGAGGAAGGAGCGTGTGCATGAACCCGATCCTGACACCTCTCTGCACCGTGAACATTCCCCATCACTTATTCATTGGATCCAGGCGACAGGGGCCGTGACATACCCCACAGTGGCTCCTCACTGCGGCTCGCCTCCCAGAGCTGCAAGGGGCCACAGGCGCCGACGAGCACTTTGCAAGTCAAACCACTACTTAGAGGAGTCTTTCTGAGCGTTAAGTCACATGCCGAACGCCTAACGACACACTGTTCTTGCTGGTGCAACCACAGTAACTGGTCCCAGTAACCAGCAAGTACCCTACAGTAACCAGTCCCCCCTCCCAGAGTCGAATTCAGGATCAATTTCCTTGTATGGACTAAAAATGCTTTCCTCTCTAGTTTACTCTCAGCACTCTATATGGCAATACATGCCTTGGGAATTGTATCCATTGTGTTAAAATAATCTGGATTTCATAAACCtctgaagagaaacaaaaacaggacaaaactcgaaaaatgtgagaaaaacaacaaactccGGCAAAGAAATCCGACATGGATGGCAACTATTAATTTTCAAATAAGATTTACAAGATGGGAAGTAAACAGGGTACAATGTGCATTCCTGAACTTTACAGAATGAACTAACATACGCCTTGACACATTCACGAGGCTCCTTCAGGCGGACAACGCAAGTTGCGGGACAGCAATGGAAAGAAGCGTCCGCTTTATTGCTGCGGCTCTCGTCTCGTGCTCGTGACACCCGTCGCGGTGTTGATCGGCGGCGGTGGGCAACAATCTCGCAGCAGCGCGGAGCCTCGCACACCTGTGCAACGGGTCACAGGACGCAACGGCGGTGGCGCGCGGACGTTGCGCAGCAAGGGCAGAATTAGGGCACGGCGCGTTATCATTCCTGACACTTCATCCCTTCCATACCCCTCTGATTAGCGAGTGCTGAAGACCGTTGAGGGGAACGGCTGGGCTAGGGGTAAGGAAGGTTCAAGGTCAGAGCCCGCGGGATATTAGGGGATAATCGGAAATGCAACGAGGGGTGTGGCGACTTCCAAGAAGCACGGGGCCCTGAGCAAGGCCCTGGCATGAGTCATTACTGGAAAGCCTCGTAGGAAGCCCCGTCGACCGGGCAGCAAGCAAGCAGGAAGAGGCAGGACGACTGATAAAACCAGTTATGGGgctggtttttttttgctggggtCATGCCAGGATGCAGCCAGAAAGAAGACTTCCGCCCTCGTAGGCCCCGAAAGGTATTGAGTAACCCAATCGAGAACCTGCTGTTACACAACAACCGCCAAGCTAAGGTCTAATGGAGCGCTCCTTAGACCTCCGAACACAGCTGACAGCATCAAGGAATCGGAACGATACTGGTGGTAACGCTTAGGAATATAAGGCTCTATGAAGATCTGCCTGTTCTCTGTCTCGCCCAACAGAGGCGTCGCTTAAAGCCCGAAAGATCGTGCTGCATAGACTTGCGTTTGTCCATAAAATTTTACAATGGCTTGGAAGACGTTCGCGTTTTACGATCCGCATCGAAAGGTCCTAGATTGTTTAAGGTGCCATGAGGACAGTCATCGGAACGAAGGTCATGGTAACGGAACTGCGGCGCCGGTTCCCTAACGCGAAAAGGCCACGTTCGCTCACGTGCCGCTTTTCAAAGAGCCGGAGCGTCTTCGTCTCGGGGCGCCACATCTGTCTCTCACAGAACGCCCTTTCAGGAAGTGAGAAAGCGCAAACAAAACCACATGTGCGGGGAggggagagaagaagaaaaaaaaacccaaaagaaGGGCCCGACAGCCCCTCCAAAGCACTCCTCCCACGTCAGCGGCTATCTGGGcagccaccccgccccccccaccgcTTTGCCCGGCTGCGACCCAGAGGAACACGCGTTGCTGCGCGTCTCCAACAGGCATGTAACAGAACCCCCTCTGTTATCAGATGACCAGATCCCAGACGCTACGCTGCACGGCACTGTGATCTCCTGCCGTCAGCCCACCACCTCCAACTTCCCCTTCTCCGTCTCCTGCTGCTAAACGCAGCGAGACAAAACCGACACACCACCCGCCACACCAGGACATTCCCATATTACCACAGACATTTCGCGCAATATCTTTGAACACCCGAGCGTCCCTTAAAAAAGAAACGTAATGCGGACGGTTAACGATGTTTCACACGCGCAATTTAAGTGACCAAAGCTTTAAAAGGCTCTGGTTCGGCGCCACATTGCATCTACGCTGCGCGAAATCAAAAGCAAATAGACAATCGAATAAGAATAGAGGGTGGCTGCAACAAAATCcctgggtttaaaaaaaaaaaaacaattagggGATGGAGAGATATCAGCTTACTAGTTATTGGTAGTTAAACCACAGAGTGACAACAGGGGCCCCCAAAAATGCATCCGGGCCTGTAATTAGATCAGGTTCTGCGAGTTGCGGGAAATTGTTTAGCGTGGCCCAACTCGATGCCCCTAAAGGAAGGAGATGCAGGAACCAGACACGGGAGCGTGAGTCCAGACAAGAGGCAGAAGAGCGGGCTTGCACAGCCAGACCTTTGCTGGGACGGCAGGCGGCACAGTGAttggagctgccaccttgcactcgaagaacccaggtttcaatcccacatcctgctgtagcgcCTTTGACcacggtacttaccccgaatggCTCCTGCAACAATTcc contains these protein-coding regions:
- the zbtb7a gene encoding LOW QUALITY PROTEIN: zinc finger and BTB domain-containing protein 7A (The sequence of the model RefSeq protein was modified relative to this genomic sequence to represent the inferred CDS: inserted 2 bases in 1 codon); the encoded protein is MTRATRKFPVSEGCTTEAXGPVQTRRAGGQAGEADRTGPAEHRHTSAQLRGRRTSGRTDARVAAGIGGSAAGWWKMSLGAGGRGGRHGRAGAGAAEEGPVGVPFPEHSADILCGLNEQRLSGQLCDVLLVAQGREFPAHRSVLASCSAYFHKLFTSGAAADRQSVYALDFVRAEALSALLEFAYTATLTVSHASVGEVLSAARLLEVPPVREVCTHLLKTKVLSPPAGSERGKEEDGEDLVEGGGGERGCRLQAQEYLEFFQRGALWGSSCSTPELRDPPAQLHFNQRNGADGRGSPLALALAQSAPADPEEDDDEDGEGPPADARDLLAWARGNGGSAAPPFYPPSQNGHYYLQPDSKLEREQEQEQETEMDQSPDVGATSVLLRHMLDSMGQSEELPDGEDPDVEFYLKYFSSVQREGMTAGSQSLLPLWTARGSGISATGGAASGEKKMRSKAFQKCPICSKVIQGAGKLPRHIRTHTGEKPYECAICKVRFTRQDKLKVHMRKHTGEKPYLCTQCGASFAHNYDLKNHMRVHTGLRPYQCSSCFKTFVRSDHLHRHLKKDGCNGIPSRRGRKPRIRDPALLLQAEAGLPGPGPRGGRGRRRLEAPAAVAIATADPRSPTDSPRQLEELGEAGQ